One genomic window of Mauremys mutica isolate MM-2020 ecotype Southern chromosome 5, ASM2049712v1, whole genome shotgun sequence includes the following:
- the HAND2 gene encoding heart- and neural crest derivatives-expressed protein 2 has translation MSLVGGFPHHPVVHHEGYPFAAAAAAASRCGHEENPYFHGWLISSHPEMSPPDYSMALSYSPEYASGAPGIDHSHYGGGPPGSGPPGLGGPRPVKRRGTANRKERRRTQSINSAFAELRECIPNVPADTKLSKIKTLRLATSYIAYLMDLLAKDDQNGEAEAFKAEIKKTDVKEEKRKKELNEILKSTVSSNDKKTKGRTGWPQHVWALELKQ, from the exons ATGAGTTTGGTGGggggcttcccccaccaccccgTGGTGCACCATGAGGGCTACCCCTTCGCCGCCGCAGCCGCCGCCGCCAGCCGCTGCGGCCACGAGGAGAACCCCTACTTCCACGGCTGGCTCATCAGCAGCCACCCGGAGATGTCGCCCCCCGACTACAGCATGGCCCTGTCCTACAGCCCCGAGTACGCCAGCGGCGCGCCGGGCATCGACCACTCCCACTACGGCGGGGGGCCGCCGGGCAGCGGGCCGCCCGGGCTCGGGGGGCCGCGGCCGGTGAAGCGCCGGGGCACGGCTAACCGCAAGGAGAGGCGCAGGACTCAGAGCATCAACAGCGCCTTCGCCGAGCTGCGGGAGTGCATCCCCAACGTGCCCGCCGACACCAAGCTGTCCAAGATCAAAACCCTCCGCCTGGCCACCAGCTACATCGCCTACCTCATGGACCTGCTAGCCAAGGACGATCAGAACGGGGAGGCGGAGGCCTTCAAGGCAGAGATCAAGAAGACAGACGTGAaggaggagaagaggaagaaagagCTG AATGAAATATTGAAAAGCACAGTTAGCAGCAACGATAAGAAAACCAAAGGGAGGACTGGCTGGCCGCAACATGTCTGGGCTTTGGAGCTCAAGCAGTGA